Below is a genomic region from Actinoallomurus bryophytorum.
TAGAACCACCGCGCGTCGTGCGGGCCCAGGTTGATGCAGCCGTGGCTGACGTTGCGGCTGCCCTGGTCCCCCACCGACCACGGCGCGCTGTGCTCGTACTCGCCGCTGTCGGAGATGCGCACGGCGAAGTAGACGTCGTGCCGGTAGTGGTCGGGGCATCCCGGCGGGCAGCCGACCGACGCCGAGTCCATCACCACGTGATGGGCCTTCTCCATCGTCAGGTGCACCCCGCTGGTGGTCGTGTACTTGAGCGGCCCGCCCTTGCCCATGCTGATCGGCATCCGGCGGACCCGCTGCCCGTTGATCCGGACCACCTGGTGGTGGTTGCGCGCGCTGGCCACCGTGATGTGGGAGTCACCGACGCCGAAGGCCGTGGCGACGTCCTGCGCGCCGTACGCGCCCCTGGTGAGCCGCAGGCCGGCCAGATGAGCCTGCAGCCGTACGCTCGTGTGCGCCGGCCAGTACGTCCTGGGGCGGAACACCACGTCCGTGGCGGAGAACCAGTGCCAGGCGCCGGTCACCGGGACGGACATGCGGAGTTCCAGGGAGCGTTCGACGGCCTTGCGGTTCTGGACCGGCTCGGTGAAGCGCAACATGATCGGCATGCCCACGCCCACCGTCGCGTCCGGGCCCGGCGTGATGACCGTCGCGGCGATCGTGTGGGCGACCCGGCGCGTACGGAACGCGGTGTGCACCGTGCTCAGGCGGCCGTCGACGCCGGTGACGGTGGCCGCGAGGCGGTACGCGCGGCCGGGGCTCAGTGCCCACTTCGGCCACCACTGGGTGCCGTCCGGGCTGAACCGGCCGTCGAGTCGGCGGTCGCCGTCCGTGAGGGTGACCGAGCGGAACCGGCCGTCCCGCACCCTCAGCGTCACCGGGTCGTCGGGACGCACGGCACGCGCGCCGTTCGCCGGTACGACCATGACGGTGGCGGCCCGGTGCGGCTCGGCGTGTCCGCA
It encodes:
- a CDS encoding L,D-transpeptidase → MRRGAAVVAGLSLYAAAGCGHAEPHRAATVMVVPANGARAVRPDDPVTLRVRDGRFRSVTLTDGDRRLDGRFSPDGTQWWPKWALSPGRAYRLAATVTGVDGRLSTVHTAFRTRRVAHTIAATVITPGPDATVGVGMPIMLRFTEPVQNRKAVERSLELRMSVPVTGAWHWFSATDVVFRPRTYWPAHTSVRLQAHLAGLRLTRGAYGAQDVATAFGVGDSHITVASARNHHQVVRINGQRVRRMPISMGKGGPLKYTTTSGVHLTMEKAHHVVMDSASVGCPPGCPDHYRHDVYFAVRISDSGEYEHSAPWSVGDQGSRNVSHGCINLGPHDARWFYRHTQPGDVVQVTGTRRRLEVGNGWGFWQLTWAEWLAGSRLGPTAGQGMPAPATGTRAASVTRP